One genomic region from Streptomyces sp. NBC_01431 encodes:
- a CDS encoding FAD-dependent monooxygenase, whose protein sequence is MRGGRVAVVGGSVAGCAAALAAHRGGAEEITVYERAAGQLADRGVGLAMHNDRYGELEAAGYVDAGMPWIQLSRRCWYVRDGSAPLGRQVGVLPFPFRTYNWGPLWRELRGRVPKSVDFRAGTAIEDLQVVADEVELSTSEGSSERFDFVVGADGYRSVVRTAAYADVRPRYAGYLAWRGAFPAERLPDPGRWPVEDCVYAVFPGGHAIIYRIPDGRGGQRVNWVLYTAPPPDHGLPLDSPTSLPPGTLSDALRGVAIEVADTQLPPYWGQLMHLTAPEDTFIQPMYDFTAPRYAAGRLALTGDAATVARPHTGGGAVKALQDATALQTALASATDWPEALAAYDAVRSPVGRSMVDLGRRLGLGLVQETPDWSAMDQPGLEKWWQQADGSGAFGGRRLA, encoded by the coding sequence ATGCGTGGAGGGCGAGTTGCCGTCGTGGGCGGGAGCGTCGCGGGGTGTGCCGCGGCACTCGCCGCGCACCGCGGTGGTGCCGAGGAGATCACGGTGTACGAGCGGGCCGCGGGGCAGTTGGCCGACCGCGGCGTGGGGCTCGCGATGCACAACGACCGGTACGGGGAACTGGAGGCGGCCGGCTATGTGGACGCCGGGATGCCGTGGATACAGCTCAGCAGGCGATGCTGGTACGTGCGCGACGGCTCGGCCCCACTGGGTCGTCAGGTCGGCGTGCTGCCGTTCCCGTTCCGCACGTACAACTGGGGACCACTCTGGCGCGAACTGCGGGGCCGGGTACCGAAGTCGGTGGACTTCCGAGCGGGTACGGCGATCGAGGATCTCCAAGTAGTCGCCGACGAAGTGGAGTTGAGCACGTCCGAGGGGAGTTCCGAACGCTTCGACTTCGTCGTGGGCGCCGACGGCTACCGCTCGGTGGTCCGCACGGCCGCCTACGCCGACGTGCGGCCGCGGTACGCGGGCTACCTCGCCTGGCGCGGCGCCTTCCCCGCCGAACGGCTTCCCGATCCCGGGCGGTGGCCCGTGGAGGACTGCGTGTACGCCGTCTTCCCGGGCGGCCACGCGATCATCTACCGCATACCGGACGGCCGGGGCGGTCAGCGCGTCAACTGGGTTCTCTACACGGCACCGCCCCCGGACCACGGGCTGCCCCTCGACTCCCCCACCAGCCTGCCGCCCGGCACCCTCTCCGACGCGCTGCGCGGGGTCGCCATCGAAGTGGCCGACACTCAACTCCCGCCGTACTGGGGCCAGTTGATGCACCTGACCGCGCCCGAGGACACCTTCATCCAGCCCATGTACGACTTCACCGCACCGCGGTACGCGGCCGGGCGGCTCGCACTGACCGGGGACGCGGCCACGGTGGCCCGGCCGCACACCGGCGGGGGCGCGGTGAAGGCGCTCCAGGACGCGACCGCCCTGCAGACCGCGCTGGCGTCGGCGACGGACTGGCCCGAGGCGCTGGCCGCCTATGACGCCGTACGGTCCCCGGTCGGCCGCAGCATGGTCGACCTCGGTCGCCGCCTCGGGCTCGGGCTCGTACAGGAGACCCCCGACTGGTCCGCGATGGACCAGCCCGGTCTGGAGAAGTGGTGGCAACAGGCGGACGGATCCGGCGCGTTCGGCGGCCGCCGGCTGGCGTGA